A window of Calonectris borealis chromosome 3, bCalBor7.hap1.2, whole genome shotgun sequence contains these coding sequences:
- the GJB7 gene encoding gap junction beta-7 protein isoform X2, translating to MSWRFLRDLLSGANKYSTGIGRIWVAVVFIFRLLVYIAAAENIWKYEHDEFECNIKQPGCENVCFDHFFPISHIRLWALQLIMVSAPSLLVVFHVAYRENRGTHHNRKLYKRPGELDGGLLCTYLISLILKTGFEIVFLVLFYKLYNGFKVPRLVKCDISPCPNTVDCYISKPTEKMIFLYFLVATSCLCIVLNLSELSYLIFKYSIKCYLKRYIKKRQGSKSDCHKSEIIISKRQKSAEGAYAINRAQPPSLSVRSQSHFPFRKCLVYSVFNGMA from the exons atgagctGGAGATTCCTACGTGATCTGCTGAGTGGAGCGAATAAATATTCAACAGGAATCGGAAGAATTTGGGTAGCAGTTGTGTTCATATTCCGCTTACTGGTTTACATTGCGGCCGCAGAAAACATCTGGAAATATGAACATGATGAATTTGAATGCAATATCAAACAGCCTGGTTGTGAAAATGTCTGCTTTGACCATTTTTTCCCTATCTCCCACATCAGACTTTGGGCTTTGCAATTAATCATGGTCTCCGCCCCTTCACTCTTGGTTGTTTTTCATGTTGCTTACCGAGAGAACAGAGGGACACACCACAACCGGAAACTTTATAAAAGACCAGGAGAGCTAGATGGTGGATTGCTGTGCACTTACCTTATCagccttattttaaaaacaggatttgaaatagtttttcttgttctcttttatAAATTGTACAATGGATTCAAAGTACCACGTCTTGTGAAATGTGACATAAGTCCATGTCCCAATACCGTAGACTGCTATATTTCCAAACCCACAGAGAAGAtgattttcctctattttctggTGGCAACTTCATGCCTGTGCATTGTATTAAATCTAAGCGAATTGAGTTATCTCATTTTCAAATACTCCATAAAATGTTATCTGAAGAGGTACATCAAGAAACGTCAAGGCTCAAAAAGTGATTGCCACAAATCAGAAATCATCA TCAGCAAGAGGCAGAAGAGCGCGGAGGGAGCCTATGCCATCAATAGAGCACAACCACCGAGTTTATCTGTAAGATCACAATCTCACTTCCCTTTCAGAAAGTGCCttgtttattcagtttttaaCGGTATGGCATAA
- the GJB7 gene encoding gap junction beta-7 protein isoform X1 gives MSWRFLRDLLSGANKYSTGIGRIWVAVVFIFRLLVYIAAAENIWKYEHDEFECNIKQPGCENVCFDHFFPISHIRLWALQLIMVSAPSLLVVFHVAYRENRGTHHNRKLYKRPGELDGGLLCTYLISLILKTGFEIVFLVLFYKLYNGFKVPRLVKCDISPCPNTVDCYISKPTEKMIFLYFLVATSCLCIVLNLSELSYLIFKYSIKCYLKRYIKKRQGSKSDCHKSEIISRNRPAAAGRLHNSSPSLPLNIQDKCGKKLPVDLEEEGQRPPSC, from the coding sequence atgagctGGAGATTCCTACGTGATCTGCTGAGTGGAGCGAATAAATATTCAACAGGAATCGGAAGAATTTGGGTAGCAGTTGTGTTCATATTCCGCTTACTGGTTTACATTGCGGCCGCAGAAAACATCTGGAAATATGAACATGATGAATTTGAATGCAATATCAAACAGCCTGGTTGTGAAAATGTCTGCTTTGACCATTTTTTCCCTATCTCCCACATCAGACTTTGGGCTTTGCAATTAATCATGGTCTCCGCCCCTTCACTCTTGGTTGTTTTTCATGTTGCTTACCGAGAGAACAGAGGGACACACCACAACCGGAAACTTTATAAAAGACCAGGAGAGCTAGATGGTGGATTGCTGTGCACTTACCTTATCagccttattttaaaaacaggatttgaaatagtttttcttgttctcttttatAAATTGTACAATGGATTCAAAGTACCACGTCTTGTGAAATGTGACATAAGTCCATGTCCCAATACCGTAGACTGCTATATTTCCAAACCCACAGAGAAGAtgattttcctctattttctggTGGCAACTTCATGCCTGTGCATTGTATTAAATCTAAGCGAATTGAGTTATCTCATTTTCAAATACTCCATAAAATGTTATCTGAAGAGGTACATCAAGAAACGTCAAGGCTCAAAAAGTGATTGCCACAAATCAGAAATCATCAGTCGCAACAGACCAGCAGCTGCAGGACGGTTGCACAACAGCTCCCCGTCCTTGCCTCTGAATATACAAGACAAATGTGGAAAAAAGCTCCCCGTTGACTTGGAAGAAGAAGGTCAGAGACCACCTTCCTGTTAG
- the SMIM8 gene encoding small integral membrane protein 8 yields MSSTKPPNENETPKERKPGLRSVQTTMLFRAVNPELFIKPNKPVMAFGLIAMTLCVAYLGYLHATVENKKDLYEAIDSEGSRYMRRKTSKWD; encoded by the exons ATGTCTTCTACCAAAcctccaaatgaaaatgaaacaccCAAAGAGAGAAAACCAGGACTGAGGAGTGTTCAAACAACTATGCTCTTTCGAGCTGTGAACCCAGAGCTTTTCATTAAACCT aacaAACCTGTGATGGCATTTGGACTCATAGCAATGACCCTCTGTGTGGCCTACCTTGGCTATTTGCATGCAACAGTAGAGAATAAAAAGGACCTTTATGAAGCAATCGACAGTGAGGGGTCCAGGTATATGAGGAGGAAAACTTCCAAGTGGGACTGA